A region from the Volucribacter amazonae genome encodes:
- a CDS encoding ABC transporter substrate-binding protein — translation MLSIKSSFKTFFIVALLGALYATRLSSAPRIPAQVIDNGLIYCTYASGFSFNPQTAEAGVSMNVVTEQIYNKLFSQKNHNAQISPELAQSYHISPDGKRITINLRRGVKFHQTEWFTPTRDFNAEDVVFSLNRVLGKNDDLPTLDNVAVFDNRQYQIFNELAKKAHFPYFDSINLKAKIADVRATAPYQVQISLFEPDASILSHLASQYAVIFSREYALQLNADNNLAQLDLLPIGTGAYKVKEYARNQYIRLQRHQDYWQQAAKIDNIVVDISTYRTGRLTKLLNGECQIVAFPEVSQLGLFNEIDRGHQFNLKENEGMNLAFLAFNFNKPQMNDIKLRRAIAQSIDRQRIIDHIYYGTATLAENIIPHISWANISATGFNLKYSPKIARTWLAERQIVLNLWVINEDQVYNPAPMKMAEMIKFDLAQVGVNVHIQQVSRNYLVQQLKHKQANYDLILTGWLASPSDPDTFLRPILSCASKDDVTNLANWCYPLFDQAINQALIHSDQQQRIQDYQQAEQIVASQLPIIPLANVKQVFVFSKRIQGLEKWHFANINFAELWLQENHKEQQQ, via the coding sequence ATGTTATCAATAAAATCATCATTTAAGACCTTTTTTATCGTGGCTTTGTTAGGGGCATTATATGCTACTCGCTTGTCCTCTGCACCGCGTATTCCTGCACAAGTAATTGATAATGGTTTAATTTATTGTACTTACGCTTCAGGTTTTTCTTTTAATCCACAAACTGCTGAGGCAGGTGTGAGTATGAATGTGGTTACCGAGCAGATATATAACAAGTTATTTAGTCAAAAAAATCATAATGCCCAAATTTCGCCAGAATTAGCACAATCTTATCATATTTCGCCTGATGGTAAGCGAATAACCATTAATTTGCGTAGAGGGGTAAAATTTCATCAAACTGAGTGGTTTACGCCAACACGAGATTTTAATGCTGAAGATGTGGTTTTTTCGTTAAATCGTGTACTGGGTAAAAATGATGATTTACCTACTTTGGATAATGTGGCGGTATTTGATAATCGCCAATATCAAATATTTAATGAACTTGCAAAAAAAGCCCATTTTCCTTATTTTGATAGTATTAATTTAAAAGCAAAAATCGCCGATGTTCGTGCAACAGCTCCTTATCAAGTACAGATTAGTCTATTTGAACCTGATGCCTCTATTCTTTCCCATTTAGCTAGCCAATATGCGGTAATTTTTTCTCGAGAATATGCCTTACAGCTTAATGCGGATAATAACCTTGCTCAATTAGATTTGTTACCTATTGGTACAGGGGCTTATAAGGTAAAAGAATATGCTCGCAATCAATACATTCGTTTACAACGTCATCAAGATTATTGGCAACAGGCAGCGAAAATTGACAACATTGTGGTGGATATTTCCACTTATCGTACAGGGCGTTTAACCAAATTGCTCAACGGGGAATGTCAAATCGTGGCGTTTCCTGAAGTCAGTCAATTAGGCTTATTTAATGAAATTGATCGTGGTCATCAGTTTAATCTCAAAGAAAATGAAGGAATGAATTTAGCTTTTTTGGCGTTTAATTTTAATAAACCGCAGATGAATGATATAAAATTACGCCGAGCTATTGCCCAAAGTATTGACCGACAACGGATTATTGATCATATTTATTATGGCACAGCAACACTAGCTGAAAATATTATCCCACATATCTCTTGGGCAAATATTTCTGCTACGGGATTTAATCTCAAATATTCGCCGAAAATCGCCCGCACTTGGTTAGCTGAACGGCAAATTGTGTTGAATTTGTGGGTTATTAATGAAGATCAAGTTTATAATCCTGCACCAATGAAAATGGCAGAGATGATTAAATTTGATTTAGCACAAGTGGGTGTTAATGTGCATATTCAACAAGTGAGCCGTAATTATTTGGTACAACAATTAAAACATAAACAGGCAAATTATGATCTGATTTTAACAGGTTGGTTAGCAAGCCCTTCCGATCCTGATACCTTTCTACGCCCGATTTTAAGTTGTGCGAGTAAAGATGATGTTACTAATTTAGCAAATTGGTGTTATCCCTTGTTTGATCAAGCTATTAATCAGGCTTTAATCCACTCAGATCAGCAACAGCGTATTCAAGATTATCAACAAGCAGAGCAAATCGTGGCAAGTCAGCTACCCATTATTCCTTTAGCCAATGTGAAACAAGTTTTTGTGTTTAGTAAGCGGATACAAGGATTGGAGAAATGGCATTTTGCTAACATTAATTTTGCTGAACTTTGGTTACAAGAAAATCACAAGGAGCAACAACAATGA
- a CDS encoding ABC transporter permease, translating to MIASFARRLFLICITLCCLSLVSYHILMRDPLNAALAEPYFYSGYFSYIQGLLRGDLGISYNGGESLLQLLFAVIPPTIELCFFAMLLALLFGLPLGLIAAFNRHNLCGKSISALSSLGLSVPVFWIAPLLLYLSAIHHWDIASMGQYNLLYQIKTITHFTAIDVWFVEQPYRLKIIQNVFQHLVLPALVLAISPTMEVTRLVQQRAEYLFQQNYVKVSSTKGWSTLKILRKLILRNTLPLIMPQFTRIFTLVLAQCMLVENVFGWPGVGSWLISAVAQQDYNAISAGIIAIGLLVVIINQLTDFFVFLLDPLHRKGWYAR from the coding sequence ATGATTGCTTCATTTGCACGCCGTCTTTTTCTTATTTGTATTACCCTTTGTTGCTTATCGTTAGTTAGTTATCATATTTTAATGCGTGATCCACTCAATGCGGCATTAGCTGAACCCTATTTTTATTCAGGTTATTTCAGCTATATACAAGGTTTATTGCGAGGAGATTTAGGCATTAGCTATAATGGCGGCGAGTCGTTATTGCAATTACTTTTTGCTGTTATTCCGCCGACCATTGAGTTATGTTTTTTTGCGATGTTATTGGCGTTATTATTTGGTTTACCATTGGGGCTTATTGCGGCATTTAATCGGCATAATTTATGTGGTAAAAGCATTAGTGCTTTGTCTTCATTAGGCTTGTCTGTACCTGTATTCTGGATTGCCCCTTTATTATTATATCTTTCCGCTATTCATCATTGGGATATTGCTTCAATGGGGCAGTATAATTTGCTTTATCAAATTAAAACAATTACCCATTTTACTGCCATTGATGTTTGGTTTGTGGAACAGCCTTATCGTTTAAAAATAATCCAAAATGTTTTTCAACATTTAGTGCTACCTGCTTTAGTTTTGGCGATTTCGCCAACAATGGAAGTCACTCGCTTGGTGCAACAACGGGCAGAATATTTATTTCAACAAAACTATGTGAAAGTGAGTAGCACCAAAGGTTGGTCTACCTTGAAAATCCTGCGTAAATTAATTTTACGCAATACATTACCATTGATAATGCCACAATTTACCCGTATTTTTACCTTGGTATTAGCACAATGTATGTTGGTGGAAAATGTGTTTGGTTGGCCGGGCGTGGGAAGTTGGTTAATCAGTGCGGTGGCTCAACAAGATTATAATGCGATTTCAGCGGGTATTATTGCCATAGGCTTGTTAGTGGTAATTATTAATCAGCTTACTGATTTCTTTGTATTTTTGCTCGATCCGTTGCATAGGAAAGGTTGGTATGCAAGATAA
- a CDS encoding ABC transporter permease subunit, with amino-acid sequence MQDKEPEEFRERDTLRAIWRLFRQDFIAVFSFYLFIGLVVFALFGQWLAPYSADWQFVGQELLPPSWHDNGKVAYFLGTDDLGRDLLSRIITGVRYTFGSATLVIIATAILGGILGILAGMSSGLKSRILGHFLDAFLSVPILLIAIIIATLMEASLINAMLAIFFALLPHFVHEISQAIQKELKKEYVIALRLDGASKWVLLKEAILPNIAIPYIREISRSFTIAIFDISALSFIALGAQRPTPEWGVMTRDALELIYLAPWTIIFPGIAIIVSILVVIMLGNGLCKAINRYDE; translated from the coding sequence ATGCAAGATAAAGAACCTGAAGAATTTCGTGAACGTGATACCTTGCGTGCAATTTGGCGTTTATTTCGTCAAGATTTTATTGCCGTTTTTAGCTTTTACTTGTTTATTGGTTTAGTCGTGTTTGCCTTATTTGGGCAATGGCTTGCCCCTTATTCGGCGGATTGGCAATTTGTTGGGCAAGAATTATTACCGCCCTCTTGGCACGATAATGGTAAAGTGGCGTATTTTCTTGGTACTGATGATTTAGGGCGAGATTTACTTAGCCGTATTATCACAGGGGTTCGCTATACTTTTGGTTCGGCAACCTTAGTGATTATTGCGACAGCAATTTTAGGCGGTATCTTAGGTATTTTAGCGGGTATGAGTAGCGGTTTAAAATCCAGAATTCTCGGGCATTTTCTTGACGCCTTTTTATCTGTCCCGATTTTATTAATTGCGATTATTATTGCGACCTTAATGGAAGCGAGTTTAATTAACGCAATGCTAGCAATATTTTTCGCATTGTTACCGCACTTTGTACACGAAATTTCACAAGCCATTCAAAAAGAATTAAAAAAAGAATATGTGATTGCGTTACGTTTAGATGGTGCGTCCAAATGGGTATTACTCAAAGAGGCTATTTTGCCTAATATCGCAATCCCTTATATTCGGGAAATTTCTCGTTCTTTTACCATTGCCATTTTTGATATTAGTGCATTAAGTTTTATTGCCCTTGGAGCACAACGCCCTACTCCAGAATGGGGCGTAATGACACGTGATGCCTTAGAATTAATTTACCTTGCACCTTGGACAATCATTTTCCCGGGTATTGCCATTATTGTGAGTATTCTGGTTGTTATTATGCTAGGTAATGGTTTATGTAAAGCCATTAATCGGTATGATGAATAG
- a CDS encoding oligopeptide/dipeptide ABC transporter ATP-binding protein → MALLDIRNLCIDIKTATGNVRVVDNVNLTLNEGDIYGLVGESGSGKSLIAKVICNSIKDNWIIRADRFRFNDIELLKLSPHKRRKLVGKEISMIFQDPLTCLDPSKKIGKQIIDNIPFSTFKGKWWQWFGWKKRRAIELLHRVGIRDHRDIMQSYPNEITEGEGQKVMIAIAIANQPRLLIADEPTNSVESITQLQIFRLLSSMNQNHGMTVLLVSNDIISVSEWCNSFSVLYCGQNAEAGPTESILANPHHPYTMALLHAIPDFSQPLALKSQLNTLAGTVPMLAQMPIGCRLGPRCSFAQRKCIHKPASRRIKQHEFACHFPLNLREKASKLENNENIPL, encoded by the coding sequence ATGGCGTTATTGGATATTCGTAATCTCTGTATTGATATTAAAACCGCTACAGGTAATGTACGTGTGGTGGATAATGTGAATTTAACCCTAAATGAGGGGGATATTTATGGACTTGTCGGCGAAAGTGGGTCAGGCAAAAGTTTAATTGCTAAGGTAATTTGTAATTCAATAAAAGATAATTGGATTATCCGAGCTGATCGTTTTCGCTTTAATGATATTGAGTTACTCAAACTCAGTCCCCATAAACGGCGTAAATTAGTGGGAAAAGAAATTTCAATGATTTTCCAAGATCCGCTTACTTGTCTTGATCCTAGTAAAAAAATTGGCAAACAAATTATTGACAATATCCCCTTTAGCACCTTTAAAGGAAAGTGGTGGCAATGGTTTGGTTGGAAGAAACGCCGCGCCATAGAGTTGTTGCATCGTGTTGGGATTCGTGATCATCGGGATATTATGCAAAGTTACCCTAATGAAATCACTGAGGGCGAGGGACAGAAAGTGATGATTGCTATTGCTATCGCTAATCAACCTCGTTTGTTAATCGCTGATGAACCCACTAATTCGGTAGAGTCTATTACTCAACTGCAAATTTTCCGTTTATTGTCTAGTATGAACCAAAATCATGGTATGACGGTATTATTAGTCAGTAACGATATTATTAGTGTCAGTGAATGGTGTAACAGTTTTTCTGTATTATATTGTGGGCAAAATGCTGAAGCAGGACCAACAGAAAGCATTTTAGCCAATCCGCATCACCCTTACACAATGGCATTATTACATGCCATTCCAGATTTTAGCCAACCTTTGGCATTAAAAAGCCAGCTCAATACCCTTGCTGGCACAGTACCTATGCTTGCTCAAATGCCTATAGGTTGTCGATTAGGGCCTCGTTGCTCTTTTGCACAACGTAAATGTATCCATAAACCAGCATCAAGGCGGATAAAACAACATGAATTTGCTTGCCATTTTCCGTTAAATTTGCGTGAAAAAGCAAGTAAACTAGAGAACAATGAAAATATTCCTTTATAG
- a CDS encoding ATP-binding cassette domain-containing protein yields MSVLLQVENLSKSFRDETFRLFGSRYFQAVAQINFGLAAKQTLSIIGRNGSGKSTLVKMIGGMIPPSSGNILFKGKPLAYGDYAFRAKHIRMLFQDTNSSFNPRSNVGQILDAPLRLATSLDEQQRNEKIGQTLRMVGLYPDHANIRISATSLSQKQRIALARAVILEPEIIIIDDSISALDASVKTQLVNLMLDLQQRLGIAYIYVGQNLGLIKHISDQVLVMDEGKMVEFGTPQQLFTNPNTEITRRLVESYFGKMLDNSAWQGNEGEKQFGLNLT; encoded by the coding sequence ATGTCAGTATTATTACAAGTAGAAAATTTAAGCAAATCTTTTCGTGATGAAACCTTTAGGTTATTTGGCTCTCGTTATTTCCAAGCGGTGGCACAAATTAACTTTGGTTTAGCAGCAAAGCAAACGCTATCCATTATTGGACGTAATGGTTCAGGAAAATCAACCTTAGTAAAAATGATTGGCGGTATGATACCCCCTTCATCGGGCAACATATTATTCAAAGGTAAACCGCTAGCCTATGGGGATTATGCCTTTCGTGCTAAACATATTCGTATGTTATTCCAAGATACCAATAGTTCCTTTAACCCTCGTTCCAATGTGGGGCAAATTTTAGATGCTCCTTTACGTCTTGCTACTTCATTAGATGAACAACAACGTAACGAAAAGATCGGACAAACGCTGAGAATGGTTGGGCTTTATCCTGATCACGCCAATATCCGCATTAGTGCGACTTCATTAAGCCAAAAGCAACGTATCGCCTTAGCAAGAGCGGTCATTTTAGAACCAGAAATTATTATTATTGATGATTCAATCAGTGCCTTAGATGCCTCTGTAAAAACTCAACTCGTTAATCTTATGTTAGATTTACAACAACGCTTAGGTATTGCCTATATTTATGTGGGGCAAAATCTCGGCTTGATTAAACATATTTCTGACCAAGTTTTGGTTATGGACGAGGGGAAAATGGTTGAGTTTGGCACACCACAACAGCTTTTTACCAATCCCAATACTGAAATTACCCGCCGTTTGGTGGAAAGTTATTTTGGCAAAATGCTAGATAATTCTGCTTGGCAAGGGAATGAAGGAGAAAAACAATTCGGTCTTAATTTGACATAA
- a CDS encoding 2-hydroxyacid dehydrogenase translates to MKIALYSTKSYDRKYFDLANQKFNDELEFFDFPLSERTAKMAEGHDAVCIFVNDDASEKVLQKLAALGIKIVALRCAGFNNVDLAAAKVLGIQVVRVPAYSPESVAEHTVGLMLTLNRRIHRAYQRTREANFSLEGLIGFNMHGRTVGVIGTGKIGIATMRILKGFGMNILAYDPFKNPLAEELGATYVELDELYHRSKIITLHCPATPENYHLLNKTAFDKMQDGVMIINTSRGTLIDTQAAIEALKQGKIGALGMDVYENERELFFEDKSNEVIQDDVFRRLSACHNVLLTGHQAFLTEEALTSIANVTLANIQELKEKGQSANQVTI, encoded by the coding sequence ATGAAAATCGCACTATATAGCACCAAAAGCTATGATCGCAAATATTTTGATCTTGCTAATCAAAAATTTAATGATGAATTAGAATTTTTTGATTTTCCTTTAAGTGAGCGTACAGCCAAAATGGCAGAAGGGCATGATGCCGTATGTATTTTTGTCAATGATGATGCCAGTGAAAAAGTTTTGCAAAAACTGGCCGCACTTGGTATCAAAATTGTCGCTTTACGCTGTGCTGGGTTTAATAATGTAGATTTAGCTGCCGCCAAGGTGTTGGGAATTCAAGTCGTTAGAGTGCCAGCCTATTCACCAGAATCTGTGGCAGAACATACTGTGGGCTTAATGCTTACCTTAAATCGCCGTATTCATCGTGCTTATCAGCGTACACGAGAAGCTAATTTTTCCTTAGAAGGGCTAATTGGCTTTAATATGCATGGACGAACTGTGGGGGTTATTGGGACAGGTAAAATTGGTATTGCCACAATGCGAATTTTAAAAGGTTTTGGTATGAATATATTAGCCTATGATCCTTTTAAAAATCCATTAGCGGAGGAATTAGGCGCAACTTATGTGGAACTTGACGAACTTTATCATCGTTCTAAAATTATCACGTTGCATTGCCCTGCCACGCCCGAAAATTACCATTTGTTAAATAAAACGGCCTTTGACAAAATGCAAGATGGTGTGATGATTATTAACACCAGTCGTGGCACATTAATTGATACCCAAGCTGCTATTGAAGCCTTAAAACAAGGTAAAATTGGAGCATTGGGTATGGACGTATATGAAAATGAACGTGAGCTATTCTTTGAAGATAAATCCAATGAAGTGATTCAAGATGACGTATTCCGCCGTCTTTCTGCTTGCCATAATGTGTTATTAACAGGGCATCAAGCCTTTTTAACAGAAGAAGCTCTAACCAGTATTGCCAATGTTACCTTGGCCAATATTCAAGAATTGAAAGAAAAAGGACAAAGTGCGAATCAAGTTACAATTTAA
- a CDS encoding mechanosensitive ion channel family protein, with amino-acid sequence MFQTLQTWLQNHSLHNQDWLVTLIMIGFILVTALIIHVVLHMLLFRWLGKQFKNSKSILFNVLAEQRLFTNIGYTIQGIVLGIQLRIWLPETSWQELLITLTEIWSLIFALLAVFALLDTINNYLFRRNLAQHFPVKGLVQTVKLIASIGIGILLVSILLGKSPVILLSGLGAMTAVLMLVFKDPILGLVAGIQLSANRMLNVGDWLEMGKYNADGSVIDIGLTTVKVQNWDNTVTTIPTYALISDSFKNWRAMSESGGRRIKRAVYIDSSSVKFLSPEEVQKLSESQLLTDYLTTRSHEIAEFNRQHNIQGNSPLNGRHLTNLGTFRAYLQRYLENNPHIRKDMTLMVRQLDPNEQGIPLEVYCFTNTVLWGEYEAIQADIFDHIFAVVAQFGLHIYQAPSGYDLRNVITNLRQSKD; translated from the coding sequence ATGTTTCAGACCTTACAAACGTGGTTACAAAATCATAGTTTGCATAATCAAGACTGGTTAGTAACATTAATTATGATCGGTTTCATTTTAGTCACAGCACTGATTATACACGTTGTATTGCATATGCTGTTGTTTCGCTGGCTAGGAAAGCAGTTTAAAAATTCAAAAAGTATTTTGTTTAACGTACTTGCCGAACAGCGTTTATTTACCAATATTGGTTATACCATACAAGGTATTGTCTTGGGCATACAGTTGCGTATTTGGTTACCTGAAACCAGTTGGCAAGAATTGTTGATTACTCTGACTGAAATTTGGTCATTAATTTTTGCGTTATTAGCGGTATTTGCATTATTAGATACGATCAATAATTACCTGTTTAGACGTAATCTCGCTCAACATTTCCCCGTAAAAGGTTTGGTGCAAACGGTGAAACTTATTGCCTCTATTGGCATTGGTATCTTATTAGTGTCTATCTTGCTTGGTAAATCACCTGTGATTTTATTAAGTGGTTTGGGTGCAATGACCGCTGTGCTTATGTTAGTGTTTAAAGATCCTATTCTTGGCTTAGTGGCAGGAATTCAATTATCCGCTAACCGTATGTTAAATGTAGGGGATTGGTTGGAAATGGGGAAATATAATGCTGATGGCTCGGTAATTGATATTGGGTTAACCACTGTAAAAGTGCAAAACTGGGATAATACGGTAACGACCATTCCTACTTATGCGTTGATTTCTGATTCTTTCAAGAACTGGCGAGCAATGAGCGAATCTGGTGGGCGACGTATTAAACGTGCGGTGTATATTGACTCAAGTAGTGTGAAGTTTTTAAGCCCAGAAGAAGTTCAAAAACTCAGTGAAAGTCAATTATTGACTGATTATTTAACCACGCGTTCTCATGAAATTGCAGAATTTAATCGTCAGCATAATATTCAGGGAAATAGCCCATTAAACGGACGGCATTTAACCAATTTAGGAACGTTTCGTGCTTATTTACAGCGTTATTTAGAAAATAATCCCCATATTCGCAAGGATATGACCTTAATGGTACGTCAATTAGATCCTAATGAGCAGGGTATTCCCTTGGAGGTTTATTGCTTTACCAATACTGTATTATGGGGAGAATATGAAGCCATTCAAGCGGATATTTTTGATCATATTTTTGCAGTAGTTGCTCAATTTGGGTTGCATATTTATCAAGCACCAAGTGGTTATGATTTGCGTAATGTCATTACCAATTTACGTCAATCAAAAGATTAA
- a CDS encoding 2,3-diphosphoglycerate-dependent phosphoglycerate mutase: MELVFIRHGFSEWNAKNLFTGWRDVNLTERGVEEAKSAGKKLLEAGYEFDIAFTSVLTRAIKTCNIVLEESNQLWIPQVKNWRLNERHYGELQGLDKKATAEKYGDEQVHIWRRSYDTLPPLLDPKDPNSAHNDRRYAHLPADVIPDGENLKVTLERVLPFWEDQIAPALLSGKRVLVTAHGNSLRALAKHIEGISDADIMDLEIPTGQPLVYKLDDNLKVVEKFYL, from the coding sequence ATGGAATTAGTGTTTATTCGTCATGGTTTTAGTGAATGGAATGCTAAAAATTTGTTTACTGGCTGGCGTGATGTTAATTTAACAGAACGTGGGGTAGAAGAAGCAAAATCAGCAGGTAAAAAATTACTTGAAGCTGGCTATGAATTTGATATTGCTTTTACTTCTGTATTAACGCGTGCGATTAAAACTTGTAATATCGTATTGGAAGAATCTAATCAACTTTGGATTCCACAAGTGAAGAACTGGCGTTTAAATGAGCGTCATTATGGCGAATTGCAAGGTTTAGATAAAAAAGCTACCGCAGAAAAATATGGTGATGAACAAGTGCATATTTGGCGTCGTTCTTATGATACATTACCGCCATTACTTGATCCAAAAGATCCTAACTCAGCACATAATGACCGCCGTTATGCTCATTTACCTGCTGATGTGATTCCTGATGGCGAGAATCTTAAAGTTACACTAGAACGTGTATTACCATTCTGGGAAGATCAAATTGCTCCAGCATTATTATCTGGCAAACGTGTATTAGTTACAGCACATGGTAATTCATTGCGTGCGTTAGCCAAACATATTGAAGGTATTTCTGATGCGGATATTATGGATCTTGAAATCCCAACTGGTCAGCCATTAGTTTATAAACTTGATGATAACTTAAAAGTTGTAGAGAAGTTTTATTTATAA
- the corA gene encoding magnesium/cobalt transporter CorA, which yields MINVFALEDARLSRIDESSDELNTAIWIDLLEPTTEERNIVQEGLGQSLASYLELEDIEASARFFEDDDGLHLHSFFYCEDEDDYADIATVAFTLRDGRLFTLRDRELPAFRLYRMRSRNQRLIECNAYELLLDLFETKIEQLADVIETIYADLEKLSRVILEGKQGEAFDEALATLTEQEDASSKVRLCLMDTQRALSFLVRKTRLPASQLEQAREVLRDIESLQPHNESIFQKVNFLMQAAMGFINIEQNRIIKIFSVVSVIFLPPTLVASNYGMNFKDMPELGFHYGYPMALGLMGLAAFMPYWYFKRKGWL from the coding sequence TTCGCACTAGAAGATGCTCGCCTTAGCCGTATTGATGAAAGCAGTGATGAACTTAACACTGCCATTTGGATCGATTTGCTTGAACCTACTACCGAAGAGCGAAATATTGTCCAAGAAGGGCTAGGGCAAAGCCTTGCTTCTTATCTTGAATTAGAAGATATTGAGGCCTCTGCTCGTTTTTTTGAAGATGATGATGGTTTACACTTACATTCCTTTTTTTATTGTGAAGATGAAGACGATTATGCCGATATTGCTACTGTAGCATTTACGTTACGAGATGGCCGTTTATTTACGCTAAGGGATCGTGAGTTACCCGCATTCCGTTTATACCGTATGCGTTCTCGCAATCAACGACTCATTGAATGTAATGCCTATGAGTTATTATTGGATTTATTTGAAACCAAAATTGAGCAATTAGCGGACGTGATTGAAACTATCTATGCCGACTTAGAAAAATTAAGTCGTGTGATTTTAGAGGGCAAACAAGGCGAAGCGTTTGATGAAGCCCTCGCAACCCTAACCGAACAAGAAGATGCTAGCTCAAAAGTAAGACTGTGTTTAATGGATACCCAACGAGCATTGAGCTTTTTAGTGCGTAAAACTCGTTTACCTGCAAGCCAATTAGAACAAGCTCGTGAGGTATTACGTGATATTGAATCCTTGCAACCACATAATGAATCTATTTTCCAAAAGGTAAACTTCTTGATGCAAGCTGCCATGGGCTTTATTAATATTGAGCAAAACCGTATTATTAAAATCTTCTCGGTAGTGTCTGTGATTTTCCTACCACCAACATTAGTCGCCTCTAATTACGGTATGAACTTTAAGGATATGCCCGAATTAGGTTTTCATTATGGTTATCCTATGGCATTAGGCTTAATGGGATTAGCGGCATTTATGCCTTATTGGTATTTTAAACGCAAAGGTTGGTTATAA